From one Enterobacteriaceae endosymbiont of Donacia provostii genomic stretch:
- the rpmA gene encoding 50S ribosomal protein L27 encodes MAHKKAGGSSRNGRDSHSKRLGIKCYGGEKVKPGYILVRQRGTKFHAGQNVGCGRDHTLFSKINGIVKFNHKGKRKKMYINIVNI; translated from the coding sequence ATGGCACATAAAAAAGCAGGAGGATCATCAAGAAATGGTAGGGATTCACATTCTAAAAGATTAGGAATAAAATGTTATGGAGGAGAAAAAGTTAAACCTGGTTATATATTAGTACGACAAAGAGGTACTAAATTTCATGCTGGGCAAAATGTAGGATGTGGTAGAGATCATACTTTATTTTCTAAAATAAATGGTATTGTGAAATTTAATCATAAAGGAAAAAGAAAAAAAATGTATATTAATATAGTTAATATTTAA
- the rplU gene encoding 50S ribosomal protein L21 has translation MYAIFDSCGKQYKVIQGQNIKLEKITGKIGDEIEFHNILLIYNENKLNIGNPLVQGGKIIGKIISHGKNKKIKIIKFRRRKHYRKTQGHRQLFTNVKIIKIISLI, from the coding sequence ATAAAGTTATACAGGGTCAAAATATAAAATTAGAAAAAATAACAGGAAAAATTGGAGATGAAATTGAATTTCATAATATTTTATTAATTTATAATGAAAATAAATTAAATATAGGAAATCCTTTAGTACAAGGAGGAAAAATTATTGGTAAAATAATTTCTCATGGTAAAAACAAAAAAATTAAAATAATTAAATTTCGTAGAAGAAAACATTATCGTAAAACACAAGGTCATCGTCAATTATTTACTAATGTTAAAATTATTAAAATTATATCTTTAATATAA